The proteins below come from a single Aegilops tauschii subsp. strangulata cultivar AL8/78 chromosome 6, Aet v6.0, whole genome shotgun sequence genomic window:
- the LOC109745191 gene encoding uncharacterized protein translates to SSPIGAPSPEMEATAEALTREEVLRRRRRRAARLLAAYRLLYWAMAEEVRARHRQYVWELGCSPLEAEQPLSEAKPGPAAAPRRKKCGVTGCKVRAMAMAKYCHYHILSDPNQVLYKGCGHIMIKSGAQIGKSTHNTPILKASAPSLCNVHLQRSQKNISQAYKIAGFNPPPTGQISPNFSVLVAECVRQIQARRRESRSATTGKK, encoded by the coding sequence AGCTCCCCCATTGGCGCGCCGTCGCCGGAGATGGAGGCCACGGCGGAGGCGCTCACGCGGGAGGAGGTGCTGCGCCGGAGGCGGCGCCGCGCCGCTCGGCTCCTTGCCGCATACCGCCTGCTGTACTGGGCCATGGCAGAGGAGGTGCGCGCGCGGCACCGACAGTACGTCTGGGAGCTCGGCTGCAGCCCGCTCGAGGCCGAGCAGCCGCTTTCGGAGGCGAAGCctgggccggcggcggcgcctaGGAGGAAGAAGTGCGGGGTGACGGGGTGCAAGGTGCGGGCGATGGCCATGGCCAAGTACTGCCACTACCACATCCTCTCCGATCCCAATCAGGTACTCTACAAGGGCTGCGGCCACATCATGATCAAGAGTGGTGCACAGATTGGGAAAAGTACTCACAACACGCCCATCCTGAAAGCATCAGCTCCCTCCCTCTGCAATGTTCACTTGCAAAGATCTCAGAAGAATATATCACAAGCTTACAAGATAGCTGGCTTTAATCCACCTCCCACCGGTCAAATCTCCCCGAATTTTAGTGTCTTGGTTGCTGAATGTGTCCGTCAGATCCAGGCCAGAAGGAGAGAGTCCCGAAGTGCCACAACAGGGAAGAAATAG
- the LOC109745192 gene encoding uncharacterized protein encodes MAGDGGGGARPRTQAARGRRQTAASVPLDVLVEIAVRTDPATLVRCAATCVDMRRRVKDYTGLGGRLHLRHSDRFVLPLLRGHLIHTFKYEGMRRKDQLSLVDTTAADTTTLRRVTGVHGFPLASSNGLVLTRVARGLCVWDPATSRKQTLPSAPIFPVDVVATQQDDDTTNYVLLVGDDDDEGATVVGRQFHVVMAYLELSQHCRNVHFQIFSSEDGTWGRYNKIRVHKLQGSKLQRPLARALVVGDDAHWLCLTDKGDYVLKLQVRLVEQVMVTMLPENFPRGGCWYHQLLATSSAGGCPIVLVTDGNKISAWAQSKQTGKWQRRPRVVIEIETILRFLDEAGGSRPPPSPWEVKHEIKLLWFAERSGTVLIKVLINMSTVGYFWLNLQSMKIVRWFSDRGEEYPTGNMPYEMSLAAWVPTFSSTL; translated from the coding sequence ATGGCAGGCGACGGCGGTGGTGGTGCCAGGCCCCGGACGCAAGCTGCAAGAGGGCGGCGGCAGACGGCAGCTTCGGTGCCGTTGGACGTGCTGGTGGAGATCGCGGTGCGCACCGACCCGGCCACTCTAGTGCGCTGCGCCGCGACGTGCGTGGACATGCGCCGCCGCGTCAAGGATTACACTGGCCTCGGTGGCCGCCTCCACCTCCGGCATAGCGACCGATTCGTGCTCCCCCTTCTGCGAGGCCACCTGATCCACACGTTCAAGTATGAGGGCATGCGACGCAAGGACCAGTTGTCCCTGGTGGACACCACTGCTGCAGACACCACCACGCTGCGCAGGGTCACCGGCGTCCACGGCTTCCCCCTCGCGTCGAGCAATGGCCTCGTTCTCACTCGCGTGGCCCGAGGGCTTTGCGTGTGGGATCCGGCCACCAGCCGCAAGCAGACCCTGCCATCTGCACCGATTTTCCCTGTGGATGTGGTGGCTACACAACAAGACGATGATACGACAAATTATGTCTTGCTCGtgggtgacgatgatgatgagggTGCGACCGTCGTCGGCCGGCAATTCCATGTGGTCATGGCATACCTAGAGCTGTCACAACACTGCCGCAACGTGCACTTTCAAATCTTCTCATCCGAGGATGGCACGTGGGGCCGCTACAACAAGATCCGGGTTCATAAACTGCAAGGCAGCAAGTTGCAACGACCACTCGCCAGGGCCCTAGTCGTTGGTGACGATGCACACTGGTTGTGCTTGACCGACAAAGGGGACTACGTCCTGAAGCTCCAAGTTAGATTGGTGGAACAAGTCATGGTCACGATGCTCCCGGAGAACTTCCCCCGTGGTGGGTGCTGGTACCACCAACTCCTAGCGACATCGTCGGCAGGTGGGTGCCCGATTGTGCTCGTCACGGATGGCAACAAGATATCTGCGTGGGCGCAATCGAAGCAAACGGGCAAGTGGCAGCGACGACCACGGGTGGTGATCGAGATAGAGACAATCTTGCGGTTCCTAGATGAGGCGGGCGGAAGCAGGCCGCCGCCGAGCCCGTGGGAAGTCAAGCATGAAATAAAACTATTGTGGTTCGCCGAGAGGAGTGGCACCGTGCTCATTAAGGTGCTCATCAACATGTCAACTGTCGGATATTTCTGGCTCAACCTGCAGTCCATGAAGATCGTGAGGTGGTTCTCAGATCGTGGGGAAGAGTACCCGACCGGGAATATGCCCTATGAGATGAGTTTGGCGGCTTGGGTTCCAACATTCAGTAGCACTTTGTGA